In Astatotilapia calliptera chromosome 16, fAstCal1.2, whole genome shotgun sequence, one genomic interval encodes:
- the fap gene encoding dipeptidyl peptidase 4 — MGCSNKVMWGVIGAAVVITLITIPAVIYNKSGGNKRPFSLDDYFNDTFRWRAYNLYWISDKEYLHKARDGNVFLHNAETKEESLYLSNSTFAQVEATDYLLSGDYKYIAFESNYTKKWRHSFNASYSIYDRESSTFVTPANLPRVVQYFTWAPTGNKYAYISDFNIFFKSNVSADEAVQLTHNGKKNEILNGVPDWVYEEEVFASNGAVWWSSTGKFLAYAEFNNTEVHKVEFSWYGSEQYPQTVAIPYPKAGSPLTKVKLFVVDTTNPSHRTQVFAPASVSSGDHILCSVTWVTDIRVAVQWLTRRQNYVVVQIYDFDGSRWTEKQKFEQTSKTGWVGHYVPLPLFFAEDKLSFYKVMSDTNGYKHIHYVKDGKATPVTSGKWEVIYISKLTKDAIYFVSNEHGGIPVQRNLYKVMIGSSPSAPQCLTCNLRKDRCQYNSGYFSFDASYYRMDCYGPGFPLYTLMDSKGSELAILQDNKDLKKSLSEFQMPTMKHGTLKIGGFDLWYQMMLPPNFKNSKKYPLLIDVYGGPCSQSVNYRFKLNWGTYLSSSHEIIIASFDGRGSGYQGDEIMHSIYRRLGTFEVEDQIAAVRKFIDMGFIDEGRIAIWGWSYGGYVSSMALGAGTGLFKCGIAVAPVAKWDYYDAVYTERYMGKPTENSDSYKNSTVTSRAKNFKNVQYLLVHGTADDNVHFQQAAQISKALVDAQVDFEVMWYTDKDHSLSGSAYHHIYRHMSHFLQKCLLSPK; from the exons ATG GGCTGCAGTAACAAGGTGATGTGGGGGGTGATAGGGGCGGCTGTCGTCATCACGTTAATAACCATTCCAGCAGTTATTTACAACA AATCTGGTGGTAACAAAAGGCCTTTTTCTCTTGATGACTACTTTAATGACACCTTTAGATGGAGAGCCTACAATTTGTATTGGATATCAG ATAAGGAGTATTTGCATAAAGCAAGAGACGGGAATGTCTTTCTCCACAATGCTGAAACAAAGGAGGAGTCGCTGTATTTGAGCAATTCAACCTTT gcCCAAGTTGAAGCCACAGATTATTTGCTGTCAGGTGATTATAAATACATCGCCTTTGAAAGCAACTACACAAAG AAATGGAGACACTCATTCAATGCCTCATATTCGATCTATGACAGGGAGAGTTC AACTTTTGTCACGCCTGCAAATCTTCCACGTGTTGTGCAGTACTTTACCTGGGCACCAACCggaaacaaatat gcctACATTTCAGActtcaacatttttttcaaatccaATGTCAGTGCTGATGAAGCTGTGCAACTGACACACAACGGGAAAAAGAATGAGATCCTTAACGGTGTCCCTGACTGGGTGTATGAGG AGGAGGTGTTTGCATCGAATGGGGCAGTATGGTGGTCCTCAACCGGAAAGTTCTTGGCATATGCagagtttaataatacagaagttCACAAAGTGGAGTTCTCTTGGTATGGATCTGAGCAATATCCTCAGACAGTGGCCATTCCATACCCAAAG gCTGGATCACCCCTTACTAAGGTGAAACTTTTTGTTGTCGATACCACAAACCCATCCCACCGCACACAGGTGTTTGCGCCCGCTTCTGTTTCTTCTGG TGATCACATCTTGTGCTCGGTGACCTGGGTTACAGATATACGCGTTGCAGTGCAGTGGCTCACAAGAAGACAGAATTATGTGGTTGTACAGATCTATGATTTTGATGGAAGTCGCTGGACAGAAAAACAG AAATTCGAGCAAACAAGCAAGACTGGATGGGTGGGCCAT tACGTGCCCTTGCCTCTTTTCTTTGCTGAAGATAAGCTTAGTTTCTACAAAGTGATGAGTGACACTAATGGCTACAAACACATTCATTATGTGAAAGAT GGCAAAGCAACCCCTGTTACCTCTGGGAAGTGGGAAGTTATCTACATAAGCAAATTAACCAAAGATGCCAT ATATTTTGTGAGTAATGAGCATGGAGGAATACCTGTACAGAGAAACCTCTACAA GGTTATGATTGGAAGCAGCCCCTCTGCCCCCCAGTGTCTCACCTGCAACCTGCGTAAGGACAGGTGCCAGTACAACTCAGGTTACTTCAGCTTTGACGCCTCTTACTACCGAATGGACTGCTACG GACCTGGATTCCCCCTGTACACACTCATGGACAGCAAGGGCTCAG agCTTGCCATTCTTCAAGACAATAAGGACCTGAAAAAGAGTTTGTCTGAATTCCAAATGCCAACAATGAAACATGGCACCTTAAAGATTGGAGGATTTG ATCTTTGGTATCAAATGATGTTACCACCCAATTTCAAGAATTCTAAAAAATATCCTCTTCTTATTGATGT TTATGGTGGTCCGTGCAGTCAGAGTGTGAACTATCGCTTCAAGCTGAACTGGGGCACGTACCTCTCCAGTTCACATGAGATCATCATTGCCAGCTTTGATGGAAGGGGAAGTGGTTACCAAGGGGATGAAATAATGCACTCAATCTATAGACGCCTAGGGACATTTGAAGTGGAAGATCAAATAGCTGCTGTGAG GAAATTCATTGACATGGGATTTATTGATGAAGGCAGAATAGCAATATGGGGCTGG TCATATGGTGGTTATGTTTCCTCAATGGCCTTGGGTGCTGGAACTGGACTCTTTAAGTGTGGAATTGCAGTAGCCCCAGTAGCCAAGTGGGACTATTATG ATGCAGTTTACACTGAACGCTACATGGGCAAGCCAACTGAGAATTCCGACTCGTACAAA AACTCCACAGTGACCTCCAGAGCAAAGAACTTCAAAAATGTTCAATATCTCTTGGTCCATGGCACAGCGGATG ACAATGTCCATTTCCAGCAGGCTGCACAAATCTCCAAAGCTCTGGTGGATGCGCAAGTGGACTTCGAGGTGATG TGGTACACCGACAAGGACCATAGTCTCAGTGGATCAGCCTATCATCATATATACAGGCACATGAGTCACTTCCTGCAGAAATGCCTCCTTAGTCCCAAATAG
- the gcgb gene encoding glucagon b, whose translation MKQLKKPERRRENCHPSLKRSAERTTEAQTMNSAHSLAGLLLFIIIQSSWQVPDQDTDRHSMLLTENSILNEPIEIQNMKRHSEGTFSNDYSKYLETRRAQDFVQWLKNSKRNGRRHADGTYTSDVSSYLQDQAAKEFVSWLKTGRGRRD comes from the exons ATGAAACAGCTTAAGAAgccagagagaagaagagaaaactgCCATCCCTCTCTCAAACGCTCAGCAGAAAGAACCACAG aggctcaaacaATGAATAGTGCTCATTCTTTAGCCGGACTCCTGCTCTTCATCATCATTCAAAGCAGCTGGCAGGTTCCTGACCAGGACACAGACCGACACTCTAT GCTATTGACTGAAAACTCCATCCTCAACGAACCCATTGAGATCCAAAACATGAAGAGACATTCAGAGGGAACATTTTCCAACGACTACAGCAAATACCTGGAGACAAGAAGAGCACAAGACTTTGTCCAGTGGCTGAAGAACTCAAAGAGGAATGG GAGACGCCATGCAGACGGCACTTACACCAGCGATGTGAGTTCCTACCTGCAAGACCAGGCAGCCAAGGAGTttgtgtcctggctgaagactGGCCGAGGGAGAAGAGATTGA